The genomic window CCACTTTCGGCTATAATTCCGATCAACTTTATTCGACAATTGTGACAAATAACTATTTTGGGGGTCGAAAGCCACTTCTTGACATAACCGGTTGAACAAATCCGCAACTTCATAATCATTCCCTAACCAATGTTCGATGATACCACAATAATGCAAATACCTAACATCTTCCGACGAATCTATTAGATTATCCATAAAGATTATGTACGATGTTATATCGTTGCTCGAGTCAATATGACATTGTTCGAAGGCTATAAGATTCgagaagagagatttggtACCTGCAAGAAACACGAGAAACCATGGTATATGTGTAAGCTCAAGGAGTTAAACGATTGTATAAAAAAGTGTATTTTTTGTAGCTATTGCTTAAATCATTCTGAAGTAGTCAATAACGAATAATTGATGACAATTCATTTACGTTGGCAACTTGCGgagaaattttggttttatgattataaaattcgaagaaaaaaaaaaatcatgttggTGTGTAAAACGtgattttcttaaaaccaTGTATATGAAGATGGATATCCATTATGATTCATGTTCTTTATCATTGGGAATAAAGTTTGAAATGTTACCGTCATGGATTAGTAGTTTTGGTATCTCGAGATAACCGTTTTTGAATCGAATATCCCAAAACCGGTCGGTTTTCCTCGTCCTGAATTTAATACCGGCTTCTCTTAGTTCGGTCACGCAATGTATCAGTTGTTGTTGGCGCTTATCCGCCACGCGAGTTCTCCATGACCATCTCATTCGTGATAACCTTGGCTCCGGATTCGAACAAGGCCGAAGTAGATTTCGACGGAAAACATCTAGACAGTGCAACTCACCCTTGTCCTTATCAGCAATTGGGTTAAAGAATTTATCTTGTTCCAGCGAGTCGTCGGTTTTGGTCAACGGCTCGTCGGTTGGCATTAGTGGATCAAAGAACCGAACTGCTAATCGCGACACTAAACCGGTTTGGTGCCGTTTACCAAGCTGTATCTCTAATAACCGGTTGAGAACAAACAAAGGGAGTTGATTTTCTAGCATTACCATGTCACGTTGAATCGAATGCATTGATCCTCGCATTGCGAAAACTGGATCGTTACGATCATATCTAcataaacaagaacaaaatcataagaaagtCAACGGTTTAGATTAATTAGCGGATCTGAAATGATacactaaaattatattagataacaagaaatttaatcatatttacCCTAGTTCGGAGAATCCTTCATCAGCTCCTCTAAAGAGTTCAAGAACGAAACAACCATCAAGAACCAGCATTTCACTAAACTTGTTGCTGCTCAAATCTATAGGACCTTCATAGCAAGCACGAGCCCTGTCTTCGAGTTCTTTCATGGCGTCAATATACATTTCAATGTCGTGTTTGGTACGTGCCATGACCATATTGACTGCACGCCACTTGTGACGGTCCATGGGTAGGAGATGTTTGTTGCCATGGTGGAACGGACCAAGTGAGACAGTCTGAGGGAAATAGGACTTCTTGTTGTTCTCTTGAAGGTATTGTGGAACTCTATAGATACATAGTTTGTCCCAACTAGTTGTGGCGTCTTCTCTAAGTGCTTGCTCCATTTTGTCTCTAATTGAGATCACCCATTCTTCTCGTGTCTCTTcgggtttttggttttgtttttggagttTTTGGCGCATCATGAGGGTGAGAAAGTACCATGTGAACATGTCTTTCTGGATCGTAGACGGTTGTGGTCGAttagttctttttcttttgacagaATACCGCCAAGGAAGAATCGGTCCAAATGGTCGTGCTGGCGGtagcggtggtggtggtggtggtagacttttgcttttctttttgaagaaATGCCGCCGAGGAGGAATTGATCTAAaagatggtggtggtggtggacgAGGAATTGATCTAAacgatggtggtggtggtggaggaggcggtggtgtaaaagaaagaatacgcaccatttttgttggttaaagctttgagagagaaaaaatgttGTAAAACTAAGATGTAACAAAATGATAGATCTGTGCACAGCACACACATTAATAAGTTTGAATATCTAATCATACACCAACATCAACTATAACTTTGTCAAACTTTTGAGCTGTTAAATAACACCTTGACGGGCCacgttttgtttgttttgattttacaaatcTTTAGAAAAAGAACTCTAAAAACACTCGTCCGTCACTAGCTCAATGGTGTATTATGAGAgccttaaagaaaaaaattccgTTAAAAATCGCCAAAATCTGTTGCAAATTGGGTGATAAAAAGGAATTGTAAATGATGAAATTCTTTGCAGAACGATCTTAgtaaattgatttcttttgatttttttttgctattagCAACATATTGCAAAAGACTTTTGAGACGAGAATTTGCAACAAcctgttgaaaaaaaaaaatgttgattctttttttcgCAGTAGAGTATTGATGATGTGGACATCAGAATTCAGAAGTATTCAGAACCAAATAAGACCCAGAGTTGACCAGACCAACCGGTTCAAGCATCAACTAAactaaccaaatcaaaaagaagaattttggCGCAAACCAAGTTCCGATCAAGAAACTGGCATACGATTGGATATTTACAAAGAAATATATCCTTAAAAGAGTAATTATCCAGCTGGAATCATAAATCACCGTACCGAATTGAAGTTGGTCCATGATGGCTCACCCAAAGCACACAAAACTTAAATCCTCCAACCAAATGAAGATTTTTCCCGACCTAAATTGAAGACTCACCAGATAGTTACATATTTCAAGACATATGGGCGagacgaaaacaaaaactaccGAACCATTCAACTAGAGCGCCAAGAAGACCCACCCGGATCAAGCCTAAGATCATCAACCCAAAGTCACATTTACTCGACATACCTTTGGTAGTCACCAATATTATGCATATTTGTGAATAATAGGCGAGCCAAATCACCCAAGGTTCGAATTGGTTTAGGAGTTACTCATTTGGTTACATCACacattttttggttaattaaatTACAACAAAACTTACGTTGacaattataaaaacataagtaaaTGAAACCAATATATGAACTGAATAATCTCTTCCGTAGGTCTAACATATAGCTTCAAAATAATACAgtaaaatctttcttttctttaagactcaacagaaagaagaaaaaaaaaggtaaaaaaagaacaaacattCAAAGTTAATGAGAATTAAGAAGGTGGCTTAAAATAAGGATAACTAGTAAAAAAGCTCTGAAATAATGTGAGAAGTAGCAGAATAACTGCcgcaaagaaagagaaatatgcCCAAGGATTACTAAAGTACTTGTGTTTCAAGGTTGCCTTCAGAACATTCCACTTTCGGTTATAATAACGGTCCACCTTATTTGACAATTCAGATAAGTAAGTATTTTCGAGGTCGAAAGCCACTTCTTGACATAGCCGGTTGAAGACATCAGCAACTTCTGAATCATTTCCTAACCAGTGCTCGATGATATCATAGTAATGCAAATACCTAATATCTTCAGCAGAATCTATTAGATTGTCCATGAAGATAATGTAGGATGTTATGTCGTTCGTTGAATCGATATGGCACTGCTCGTAAGCTATAAGATTTGAGAAAAGAGACTTGGTACCTACAAAAAACACGAAGAGAGACCATATAGTGTTTTTGTGAGTTTAAGGAATTATGAGGGTTCTCTAGGCGGGAAAAAATGTATATGCCTAAATAGCAAAATCATTATGAATTGATGAAATAGGCAACGATTGATGTCAGTCTATGTACTTTAGCAACTTATGGGAACAAAAAGTGAACAAAACCTATACATGtcacaaatttttttggtttggtacaaaatcatttatatgCAGTAGAGTATCACATTTTGATTCTTAGGCAACAATATAAGTGAGGTGTAAACAATATGATTTGAATGAAACTCATACGAAGGAacgtaaaaataaataaaaactaaaaagtgtGAACTTACCATCATGGATAAGTAATTTTGGTATTTCTAGACAACCgtttttgaattgaatatCCCAAAACCGGtcagattttcttcttttgaattttatacCGGCTTCTCTTAGTTCTGTCACGCAATGTAGTAGTTGTTGTTGGCGCTTGTCCGCCACCAGCGGTTTCCTGGACCATCTACTCCGCGATAACCTCGGGTCCGGTTTTAGACTAGGCTGGAGCAGACTTCGACGGAAAACATCCAGACAATGCaactcttccttctccttgtCAGCAATTGGGTTAAAgaatttattgttgttttcttgggAGTTCTCGATTTTGGTTGATGACATATAAGTTGGCATCAACGGATTGAAGAACCGAACCGCTAATTGTGCCACTAAACCGGTTTGGTATTGTGTACCGAGTTGTAGCTCTAATAACCGGTTTAAGACAAACAAAGGAAGTTGATTTTCCAGCATTAGCATGTCACGTCGAATCGAATGCATAGATCCTCGCATCGCGAAAACGGGATCGTTTCGGTCGTACCTACACAccaagataaaaagaaaaaagttaaaaaagaaataaacgaAAGTCAACATTTAGTTTAGTCAACCGGATCTGAAATCAGTCCGGTTTAGCATAAAGCTAAATCATGCTTACCCAAGTTTCGAGAATCCTTCATAGGCTCCTCTGAAGAGATCGAGAACAAAACAGCCATCAAGAACTAGCATTTGGGTGAACTTGTTACTGCTCAAACCAATAGGACCTTCGTAGCAAGCACGAGCCCTCTCTTCGAGCTCTTTCATGGCGTCAATATACATTTCGATGCCTTGCTTGGTACGTTTCATGACCATATTGACCGCACGCCATTTGTGATAGTCCATGGGTCGGAGATGTTCGTCCCCATGGTGGTACGGACCAAGCGAGACTGCTTGAGGGAAGTAAGAATTCTTGTCGCTTTTTTTAAGGGAGAGTGGAACTCTGTAGATACAGATCTTGTCCCAGCTAGTTGTGGCGGCGTCTCTCATTACTTGCTCCATCTTGTCTTTGATCCAAATCACCCATTCTTCCCGTGTCTCTTCGGGTTGTTGGTTTCGGGTTTGGAGTTTTTGGCGCATCATGAAGGTGAGGAAGTACCAGGTCAACATCGGTCGTAGTTgatagtttcttcttgcttttcttcttatgaTAATATGAGGGAAAGGAAGCTTCGGTCCAAATGGTAGCTGGGGCggcggcggtggtggtggcggtggaaGTGGTGGCAGCACCAATAGACGAGGAGGCGGCggcggtggaggtggtggtcgTCGTTTACTAGGAGTtgccatttttgtttgttgaaggTTTTTAGGAGATTGAGAGTGACATAGAAAAAGTCTAAAAGCAAATATGTAACAACTGAACTAAAGCTGTCATTGGTCGCAATATTATTTGATCTGTAATGACAACAACCAGTGATTGACATCTAATCATACTTATACATTAAAATGTCTTAAACAATCTTTAAACGTAATGGATATATAATGCTTTGGCGAGCGATGTTTTCTTGGACTTTTCTTCCACTACTCTTAATAGAAAGACTTTATTACAAGTCtttaatgtaatatatatatttcgtAGAGTGAGATATTTATTTGAAACATTCActcttatttaaaaaaaatgaaaatgcgTTGTACTCTTATAGAAatactatatactatataatGCGTTATTCATTATTGACAATGATTGATACTTGAATTATccatatgaaagaaaaaaaatctacgaATTAGAAAACAGCAAGTTTATAATTTCAATTAAGATGTGTTATCAACCGTAGACATGGGAAACTCGGCACATGGCACGACTGACGACTTCACCATTCTCGAATGGATAATGAGGTGCTCTTATAGAAAGACTCGAAGAAATAGTGTTCATGACATGccttaaaaactaattttataaagCTATTATATATTAAGACTTGGAATATTCAAAATCTTACgccttaaaaaaaaactcgaccACCCAAAAATGGTATTCAGACATGCAAATTGCAAACCGAAAAGACTCCAAGAAAGTCAAGTCATCTATTATATTTTATGCTTAAGATATATTCAAAATCTTATGCCTTAAAAAATTGACGTACCAAAAAATAGTGTTCAGACGTGCAACCCCATTTCCAAGCAAATGGAACCTAATCAGCCTCGACCCGACGAACATTTCTAATCGCTGTCTTGATCAtctgttcttgtttttgtttattccaCTAAGTTTATTCACATTACTCTTTTGAATGACAACTATTTGTAAATCCATAGTTCTCACAACCATGTCTATCACTATActgtttagtgttttttttttcattctttttttcaatgAATGAACAATATTTACTACTTCTTAATATTCACTACGTCTAGGATATGCAGTCCAAATAAATATCCGAAATTAACCTTTTTCAATCCattaactatttaaaattccaaattttacaacgtctttttttttttaattatgaatagaaaatattgaaaaaacaagaaatacaaatattgtaaataaaatgaaaaaaaaaaatgaaaactaagaGAGTGGCTTATAATAAGCATAGACAGCAAAGAAGCTTTGAAAGAATGTGAGAAATAGCAGAATAACTGCAGCTGAAAAGGAGAAATATGCCCAAGGGTTATTGAAGTACTTTTGTCTTAGAGTAGCCTTCAACGAGTTCCACTTACGACTATAATAACGGTTAACTTCACGAGACAGTTGAGATAGATACCCATCTTTTGGATCAAAGATCACTTCTTTACATAACCGGTTGAACAAATCTGCAACTTCAGAATCACTCCCTAACCAATGCTCAATAATACCGTCGTGGTGCAAGTAGCTAACATCTTGAGAAGAGTTTATTAGATTATCCATGAAGATTATGTAGGATGTTATGTTGTTGCTTGATTGTGTATGGCACTGCTCGAAAGCAATAAGATTTGAGAAAAGAGACTTGGTACCTACAAGAAACAAGTGAGACCACAGTGTTTTGgtaacaaatatattctttGTCAAACTGTAAGATCTTAAAGATAATGGATAGTAAAAATTTGTGAGGAACTAATAGAaaagtagagaagaaaaaaccgGTTAACTCACCATCATGGATTAGTAGTTTCGGTATCTTTAGATAACCGTTTTTGAATTCAATGTCCCAAAGCTGGCCGGTTTCTTTCCTCATGAAGTTAACACCTGCGCCTCTTAGTTCTGTCACGCAATGTATCAATTGTTGTTGCTTTTCCACCATGC from Arabidopsis thaliana chromosome 3, partial sequence includes these protein-coding regions:
- a CDS encoding transmembrane protein, putative (DUF247) (Plant protein of unknown function (DUF247); INVOLVED IN: biological_process unknown; LOCATED IN: chloroplast; EXPRESSED IN: cotyledon, leaf whorl, root, leaf; EXPRESSED DURING: LP.06 six leaves visible, LP.04 four leaves visible, LP.10 ten leaves visible, LP.08 eight leaves visible, LP.12 twelve leaves visible; CONTAINS InterPro DOMAIN/s: Protein of unknown function DUF247, plant (InterPro:IPR004158); BEST Arabidopsis thaliana protein match is: Plant protein of unknown function (DUF247) (TAIR:AT3G50190.1); Has 1193 Blast hits to 1065 proteins in 29 species: Archae - 0; Bacteria - 0; Metazoa - 10; Fungi - 0; Plants - 1176; Viruses - 0; Other Eukaryotes - 7 (source: NCBI BLink).), which gives rise to MATPSKRRPPPPPPPPPRLLVLPPLPPPPPPPPPQLPFGPKLPFPHIIIRRKARRNYQLRPMLTWYFLTFMMRQKLQTRNQQPEETREEWVIWIKDKMEQVMRDAATTSWDKICIYRVPLSLKKSDKNSYFPQAVSLGPYHHGDEHLRPMDYHKWRAVNMVMKRTKQGIEMYIDAMKELEERARACYEGPIGLSSNKFTQMLVLDGCFVLDLFRGAYEGFSKLGYDRNDPVFAMRGSMHSIRRDMLMLENQLPLFVLNRLLELQLGTQYQTGLVAQLAVRFFNPLMPTYMSSTKIENSQENNNKFFNPIADKEKEELHCLDVFRRSLLQPSLKPDPRLSRSRWSRKPLVADKRQQQLLHCVTELREAGIKFKRRKSDRFWDIQFKNGCLEIPKLLIHDGTKSLFSNLIAYEQCHIDSTNDITSYIIFMDNLIDSAEDIRYLHYYDIIEHWLGNDSEVADVFNRLCQEVAFDLENTYLSELSNKVDRYYNRKWNVLKATLKHKYFSNPWAYFSFFAAVILLLLTLFQSFFTSYPYFKPPS
- a CDS encoding transmembrane protein, putative (DUF247) (Plant protein of unknown function (DUF247); INVOLVED IN: biological_process unknown; LOCATED IN: chloroplast; EXPRESSED IN: leaf apex, root, flower, carpel; EXPRESSED DURING: petal differentiation and expansion stage; CONTAINS InterPro DOMAIN/s: Protein of unknown function DUF247, plant (InterPro:IPR004158); BEST Arabidopsis thaliana protein match is: Plant protein of unknown function (DUF247) (TAIR:AT3G50140.1); Has 12220 Blast hits to 6577 proteins in 475 species: Archae - 26; Bacteria - 903; Metazoa - 4175; Fungi - 967; Plants - 4043; Viruses - 563; Other Eukaryotes - 1543 (source: NCBI BLink).), with product MVRILSFTPPPPPPPPPSFRSIPRPPPPPSFRSIPPRRHFFKKKSKSLPPPPPPLPPARPFGPILPWRYSVKRKRTNRPQPSTIQKDMFTWYFLTLMMRQKLQKQNQKPEETREEWVISIRDKMEQALREDATTSWDKLCIYRVPQYLQENNKKSYFPQTVSLGPFHHGNKHLLPMDRHKWRAVNMVMARTKHDIEMYIDAMKELEDRARACYEGPIDLSSNKFSEMLVLDGCFVLELFRGADEGFSELGYDRNDPVFAMRGSMHSIQRDMVMLENQLPLFVLNRLLEIQLGKRHQTGLVSRLAVRFFDPLMPTDEPLTKTDDSLEQDKFFNPIADKDKGELHCLDVFRRNLLRPCSNPEPRLSRMRWSWRTRVADKRQQQLIHCVTELREAGIKFRTRKTDRFWDIRFKNGYLEIPKLLIHDGTKSLFSNLIAFEQCHIDSSNDITSYIIFMDNLIDSSEDVRYLHYCGIIEHWLGNDYEVADLFNRLCQEVAFDPQNSYLSQLSNKVDRNYSRKWNVLKAILKHKYFNNPWAYFSFFAALVLLVLTLFQSFFTAYPYFNPPS
- a CDS encoding transmembrane protein, putative (DUF247); protein product: MATPSKRRPPPPPPPPPRLLVLPPLPPPPPPPPPQLPFGPKLPFPHIIIRRKARRNYQLRPMLTWYFLTFMMRQKLQTRNQQPEETREEWVIWIKDKMEQVMRDAATTSWDKICIYRVPLSLKKSDKNSYFPQAVSLGPYHHGDEHLRPMDYHKWRAVNMVMKRTKQGIEMYIDAMKELEERARACYEGPIGLSSNKFTQMLVLDGCFVLDLFRGAYEGFSKLGYDRNDPVFAMRGSMHSIRRDMLMLENQLPLFVLNRLLELQLGTQYQTGLVAQLAVRFFNPLMPTYMSSTKIENSQENNNKFFNPIADKEKEELHCLDVFRRSLLQPSLKPDPRLSRSRWSRKPLVADKRQQQLLHCVTELREAGIKFKRRKSDRFWDIQFKNGCLEIPKLLIHDGKFTLFSFYLFLRSFV